TGGAAGGACATCGAGACACTGACATTGCCAAACGGGATGCCTTATATCCGTTCCCAGGGGAGAGTCCAGAGTTTGGCTGAATCCAGAGGCGCGGGAGAGTTCTGGGTTTCGCTCACACATGACCGGGAGCAGGCCATCGCCTTTGTGGTATTGACAGGAGAGTCCGATTGATCATTCTTTCTCCCGCCCAGATGAAACATGCGGAAAGCTACGCGATGGAACTTCTCTCCCTGCCGGAAGAAATCTTGATGGAACGGGCAGGTATGGCGGTGGCCCGCAGTATACGCCGTTTCTTCCCGGCAGCGAGAAAGATCGTGGCTCTTGCCGGAAAAGGGAATAATGGTGGGGATGCCCTTGTGGCCCTAAGGGATCTGGTCGGAGGGCAAAACAAACTGGAAGTGGTTCTGCTCTTCCCTGAAGACCAGTGCGGTGCATCCGTGAGAAGGGAACTCCTTCGTCTCAGGGGGCTCGGCATCCAGTCCAGTGTCATGGGATCCCAGTCTTCATGGCATAAAATCCAGCATGCGGACCTTTTGATCGACGGGTTTCTGGGGACAGGCCTTTCCGGTGAGTTGCCCGTTAACCTGCAAGACGCTTTTGAGCGGATCAACCGGATGGACAAGGTCGTGGTTTCCGTTGATATTCCGTCGGGGGTCAACGGAGAGACAGGTCATGTTGTTCCTCTGGCCATGCAGGCCCGGATGACTGTCACGTTGGGATTCCCGAAATGGGGTCTCTTTCTTGATCCGGGCCACCGCTTTTGCGGAGCAATTCTTCTGGCTCCCATCGGCCTTCCGGATGTGTCCCGATTCCCGGAGGGCTCGATCGAGCTCTCCGGCGTTCTTCTTACTCCCTGGGAAGCCAGAAATCTTTTACCGGAGAGAGTCCCGTCGATGCATAAAGGATCGGCCGGGCATGTCGGCGTATGGGGCGGGGGCCCCGGAAAACGGGGATCCGCAGAACTCGTTTCTTTGGGGGCCCTGCGCGCGGGGTCGGGTTTGGCAACCATATACTGGTCGGAAGCAGAACGTGAAATTCTCCCTCGAAATCCAGAAATCATGGTTGCATCCGGTTCATCTCCCAAAGAGGCAATTTTTGGCCGGTCGGATGTTTTGGCTATCGGGCCGGGTTGGGACCCCTCCCGGATTTCGTTGCCCTTTGTGCGATCGGTTCTCGACGAATTTGAGGGTCCGGTTGTAGCGGATGCCGGGATTTTTGATGTTTTTCAGAAAAAACCTGAAGAGCTGAGGAGAAAAAACGGTCTTCCCCTGGTTCTCACCCCCCATCCGGGAGAGATGTCCCGTCTGCTCGGATTAACCGTTCCGGAGATTCTGTCGTCTCCTCGAAGGATTGCTCTTGAAACGGCTCGACTCACGGAAGCAATCGTTCTTCTGAAAGGGTGGAGAACGATTGTTGCTGCACCGGATGGCCGGACGGCGGTCAATCCGACAGGAGCCCCGAATATGGCGACCGCTGGAATGGGAGATGTTCTGACGGGAATCATCGCAAGTTTTCTCGGTCAAGGGAGAGATGCCTATTCGTCCACCCTCTCCGGAGCGTATATCCATGGCCTGGCCGGTGAAATCGCCTGGAGGCGTGGAGTTCGGGCAGGGTTACTGGCACACGAGCTGGCGCTTCATATTCCGGAAGCCCGAAAGACTCTTGAAGACGTGCAGGTCTCTTCCACCGGGGAGGACCTGTTTCTTTTCGATCCGCTTCATTAGGGTCTTGCGGGTCCTTTTTGGCGAGACGGGAGAGCGGTGAGCCCTCACCCCGCTTGGAAGGGGTATCTAACATGGAGTTCTCATTGGATGACATCTCGCCTTACCTGAGATATCTCGGTCGTCATGCCCCATCTTTTTATTTCCTCTCCTCCGGAGAAGCGTCCATATCTCCAGGGAAGAAGCTGGAGAACGTTCCAGAGGCAGCGATGTCCAGTTTTCCGGAAGATATTGACGGTCTGGAACGGTTTGTCCGGACCTGTCAAATCTGTTCTCTTTCCGAAACACGCAATCAGGTTGTTTTCGGAGAAGGGCGCGGGACGTCCGGACTGATGTTCGTCGGAGAAGGCCCCGGGGCGGACGAGGATCGGACCGGCAGACCCTTCGTCGGACGAGCAGGAGAGCTTCTGACAAAGATGATTCAAGCCATGGGACTTTCGAGAGAAGAGGTCTATATTGCCAATACAGTCAAATGTCGTCCTCCCGGAAACAGGGTTCCTTCCCCAGAAGAGAGAAATGCATGCTTCCCTTTTCTTGAAGCACAGATCCGGCTTCTGAAGCCGAAATATATGATCCTTCTCGGCCAGACAGCCACCCAGGTCATCCTCAAGCAGTCGGAAGGGATCACACGGATTCGCGGCAGGTGTTTTGAGATGCCGGAATATCCGGGCATAAAAATGATGCCGACCTATCATCCGGCCTACCTTCTTCGGAACCCGTCCGCGAAGAAAGATGTCTGGTCGGATTTGCAGACCGTCATGGGATGGATGGGACTCTCCCGCCCAGGGCAGAAGGAGGGGAAATGAGGGCTGTATTCTGGGTCGCTGTTGTCGCGGCTGGTCTTCTCTTCCTTTTGGAGAATGACCAGCAGACCGTTATCCTGCGTATCCCTTTCTGGATCGGAACTCCACCTTTGCCTGTCGGGATTGTCGTTATTCTCTCCATTCTGACGGGAATCGTTTTGGCGTTTTTGTCGGATTTGTTGAAAAAAACACGGGCCCGTCTGGGGAAATTGAGACAACCCTCTCTTCCTCCGACGGATTCAGATCATCATGGGTGATGCTCTTCAGAAAGAACCGGCGGCTATTTTTCCGGATACCCCCCTCTTTCGCCAATACCAAAGTCTCCTTTCTGAAGTCGGGCATTCTCTTCTCTTGTTCCGGCTGGGAGATTTTTACGAACTCTTTGGGGAGCAGGCGGAGACTGTCTCGCGCGTCCTGGGGTTGACGCTGACCACGCGGGACCGGAACCGTCCGAATCCTTTGCCGATGTGCGGTATACCGGCGCGGTCCCTGGACCTCTATCTCCCTCGTCTGGTTTATGAAGGTTTTTCTGTTGCGATCGCCGAACAGGTTGCAACGCAGGGGGACACGGAAGGACTCTTTCCCCGCCAGATTGTCCGCGTCGTGACCCGTGCGACACTGATCGAGGACCCGTCATTGTCGGGCGGAAACATGAAAAACGCTCTTGCTGTCGCCCGGGAGGGGGGGCGATGGTCGGGAGCCTGTCTTGATCTGACAGACGGAACCCTGAGTGTGTTCGAGCCGGAAAACTCTCCGCCATCAGACCTCCCCCCGGATCCGCTTGTGGATTGGGTCAGCCGGAAAAATCCGGAAGAGGTCCTGGTGGAGGATCCCTCTCTCCTCTCTTCTTTCGCTCACTTTCAGGGGGCTTCTGTGAAGCGAGAGCAGCAAGAAGGATGGCGGGACTTTCTCCCCGTTTCTTTCCGGATGCCGGAACTTGCCCCCCAGAGCCTGAAAGCCTTGTCCATGCTTGTGGGTTATGTGGCATGGCATCAGAAATCGATTCTTCCGCATCTCACGGGAGTCGTTCTGGAAAATGACTCTGGCAATCTTGTCCTGGATCGTTCATCCCTTCGCCATCTCGACCTGTTTCCTTTCGGCGAGGAAAAAAAGAAACCCGGCAGTCTGTTTGAAGTTCTGGATCGCGCCAGAACCGCCATGGGATCACGAACACTGCGTCGATGGCTTCTTTCCCCCGATGCGACAGGGGGCAGGATTGCCGTCCGTCATTCCGTCCAGAGGTACTTTTCCGATCATCCCCGCTTTTTTGACGAAACCATCGCGCAGCTCAGAAATGTCGGGGACCTGGAACGAATGCTCGGCCGGGTAGGATTGAAAGGACGGGTGCCAAGGGATATTGCGGGGATCCGGGACAGTCTGGAGTGGTCGATGGAAATTGCATTGCGGCCGGAATGGCAGGACTTTTTTCCTCACTCCCTCTCAACAGCCCTTCTGTCAGAGCTGTCCGGTCTCCGGGATCTGCTGAAGGAGGCCCTGGTCGAAGAACCGGCGATCACTCTTGGTGAAGGGCCGGTTATTTCTGATACGTTTGACTCTGAACTGCGTCGTCTGAGAAGCATGGAGCAGACGGGAGACCAGGAACTTCTTGCTTTGGAAAATCAGGAAAAAGAGCGAACAGGAATCGAAAACCTGAGGGTTCGTTACAATCAGGTGTCGGGGTATTTTATCGAAATTTCGAAAGGGCAGGTGAAAAAGGTTCCCGCCCATTATTTCCGGAAACAGATCCTGACCAATGTGGAACGCTTCACCATTCCTGAACTGATTTCTTTTGAGGATCGTATCCAGCAGGCCCGCCAGGCAGTTCTTCTCCGCGAAGGGGAGCTTCTGGATTCCCTTCGGAGCCGAATTCTGGAACAGGCCGAAAACCTGCAAATCCTGTCCCGTCTTGTCGGAGAAATCGATGCCCTTCATGCATTCCATCTCGTGGGCAAAACATTCGGGTATTGTTTGCCAGAAATCACGACGGAAGGGTCCCTTCAGATTCTCGGAGGTCGTCATCCTGTTCTGGAAAGGCGGATCCCTCCCGCCAGTTTTGTCCCGAATGATGTGGATGTCGGGCAAGGGGAATTTATTATTCTGACCGGTCCAAATATGGCGGGAAAGTCGACATACATGCGGATGATTGCGCTGATTCAGATCATGGCGCAAGCCGGTGCTCCTGTCCCGGCGGATCGGGCAAGGGTCCCCCTGGTGGATCGTATTCTCACGCGCGTGGGGGCCAGCGATCATATTCTGGAAGGGGAATCCACCTTTATGGTGGAAATGAACGAGATGTCCCGTATCCTGAATGAAGCGTCTTCCAGGAGCCTTGTTCTTCTCGATGAGGTCGGACGAGGAACCTCCACGTTTGACGGGATGGCTCTGGCATGGTCGATTTCAGAGTTCATTCATGACCGGATCCGTTGTCGAACCCTGTTTGCAACGCATTATCACGAACTGCACCAGCTGGCGACAAAGCGTTCCCGGGTAAGGAATCTGCATGTGTCTGTTGCGGTCCGGGATCGCAAAATCATCTTTCATCACCGGATCTCTCCAGGACATACCAGCCGGTCCTATGGGGTGGACGTGGCTCGGCTGGCAGGTATTCCTGAAGTTGTGGTCGAGCGGGCTTTCGATATCCTGAGGTTTTGGGACAAACAGAAGCTGTTTCGATCTATACCGGAAGATGAGGGATGGGAACCGCCGGAACAGGATTTTCGGTTGCCTCTTTTTACCTGGAACCGATCTTCCGACCAATCCTCCGAACCGACCGATTCTTGAAGAAGAGGTCGAAACAGCGTAGTATGTCGTTCGTTTTTCAATGGGACCGTTGTTTCAAGGCGGATGTCTGCCGGTCGCGGCGCGGTCGGTTCAATCGAGAGAGGTCAATCCAACGATGGACGAGGTAGAAAACATCCGGTTCCCCGACCCCGATGGAGCTGTGTCCGCTGCAAAGAGGCTCGGCCTCATTCTGGAAAAAGGGCATCCGGATGAAGTTCTGGAGGATGAGGAGACTGATCAGGCCCTCACAGAATCTCTGATTGAAATTTTTGAAGAGGATGCACTCCCTCTTCTGGGAGAGGTCCCCGCCATGACTCCGGACTGGTCTCTCTATATACGCCGATTTCTTGAAGCATATTCGGAAGAGGCGGAAATCGAGAATCCCCTGGTCCTTCCAGACAATGAAAACGGAAGTTATCTTTACGGATTTGGGCTTTTGGCAGATGGCGTGGTGAGTTCGCCCGACCTGCTCTCAGCAGAAGCCTGCCGTCAGATCGAGGAACAAATCGAGGCGCTGTTCGCATCGCCGGATGATCGCGGGTTAAAGGTGCAGATTCATCCGGAATGGGCAGACGTTTCTGATCTCTATCGCTTCTCGTTTGCCGAAAGAAGGATCTTTCTGGAATCGATGTTTCCCCCTGTCTCCGCGGAGGGATTGACAGGATTTCTGAAAGCGGAAGCCTGGGGGTTCTCGGGGGCATCGGGATTTCCGGAGGGAAGCCCTGTGCTGTCAGGGTTTCAGGGGAATGCCGGGGAGGAAGACCGCACCCTTCCTCCGATGGCCCTCCTCGGGGCCATCTTTTCCCGTTGTCCTCCCGAAGCGGGGAATGTTCGGGAGCGGATCGAGCGGTTTCCGGATGACAGGGTCTTCCAGTCCCGTCTGATGGACATTTCCGGAATGCTTTTTCCGGAAACAAAAGGGTCCAACGATGTTTCCCTCTCCATCGTCCCCTGGTCGTATCTTCTTCCAATGGCAGTCTCTCTTGCCTCTGTCCAGAAAATTGTCACCTTTCTTGAGCGGGCCAGGCCCAAGGGGCGTGAAACATTGGAACTTGTTCCTTTCTGGGAAAAAGGATTCCTCTGGTTGCATGTTTCTCTCAAAGGCGGGACACAGACAGAAGAACTCCTTCTGATCGACGAATATGTCTGGGAGTTCGTTTCGGAGCTGGTCCCGACCCTCCTGGAAAGCCACCTCCCGATAAGGACGAAATGGTATCCGTTGCCATCTGAAAACCGTGAACTTTCCCTGGGATTGCTTTAGGCGAAGCGTCGACCTTTCATGAAAACCTACTTCGCTGTTCTCCTTGTGTCGCTTCTTTCCTTCACCACCAGTCTGGAAGCGGCTTCTGTCCCGCCTGTTACTCCGGCCCTTTCCGTAAAGGAACCAATGGAAAGTGATCCCGAAAAGGGCCACTTTCAGACTGTTTTCGAGCACGCGTTTCCATTTCAGAAGATCCGGACAGCCCTGGACCTTTCGGATAACTGGCTGTTTTTGACCCTGTATCGGGACCGGGAAGTTGCCCATATCGATCTGACAACCGGAAAACAGGTCGGAGTGGATGCGCATCTGCGGGATCCCGTCTTCGTCTCGTTTGACCCAGAAACGAAGAACCTCCTGGTCGCACAGGGGAACTCCCGCGATTATTATGTTGTTCCTGTGGGAAGAAGTGGCCCCCCCCTTTCTGTCAGGACGGGGCTGAATCCTTCCTGGGTTGGGGGGGACCCTTCTCTTGGGTATTATGTTCTTGCGGGTGCCGTTCATCTCTTTTACCGGCTGGACAAACGGGAGGGAAGACCCCTCGACTGGACGGCCCTGGGAGATCGTGTCCGGCATGTGACGCTGGACACGGAAAATAAGAGGGCTCTCTTTCCCCTTTACCGGAAAGAGCAGTTGATTGCAGTCTCCCTTCCCTCTTTCCATCGGCAAACCGATGTGGACTTGGGGAACTGCGACCATCCCAGACAGATTTTGTCCGGGGGGAGGGCTCCGGAAGCAGAAGTCCTGGTTCTTTGCAGGGATGGGATCTACTCTGGAAAACAGGCGCTCGAGGATTTCCATCGATTGTCCCGTTTCCGGAAAAGCTCAGGAATGATGGTGCGGATCGGGAAGACAAACTTGCTGGCCATTTCTTTTCCGAAAAGCCGGATGATTCGGCTCTGGTCGGAAAAAACCCATCATTTTATTCAGACCGTGCATCTCGACGGAAGGCCCGTCTTTTTGCAGGAGGTTCCGGGAACGCTCGATTTTCTTTTGGTCCTGGACAGTCCTCTCGCTCGGGAAAGCCGTGTAAGCCGGATGCGATGGGTCCCGGAAGGCAGCGTGAATCTCCTCCCTCCACCATCCGGGACAGGAGGGCTCTCCGGTTCCTCTGTGAAAGCTGCTGAGTCCCCGAGAACTTCCGGCACAGAAAACAAAGGGAAAAACCCGCTTCCCTCAAACGTCCGGAACTGACGTCCGAGGCAAGTCTTTATCAGAACAGGGAGGAATGATGCATCTACTGGAAGGAAAAAGGTTTCTTGTGACGGGAGTGGCAAACCGATGGTCCATCGCCTGGTCAGTGGCAACGGCCATTATTCGCGAAGGAGGTCTGGTGACCTTTACTTACCAGGGGGAAACCCAGCTCGCCAACCTCGAGAAAATGCTGGGGGAACTTCCGTCGAAGGAAACTCCCCTTCTGGTTCCTCTGGATGTTCAAAGTGACTCTTCTGTCGAAGAGGCGGTACGGCGGGCGGAATCGGGAGGAAGACGCTACGATGGACTGGTGCACAGCATTGCTTTTGCAAAAAGGGAAGAGCTTGACGGAGCCTTTCTGGATACAAGCCGCGACGGATTTCTTCTGGCCCAGGAAGTGAGTGCCTATTCACTTGTTCTGCTTTGCCGCGCCTTTTCCAGGCTTCTGAACGATGGTTCGTCGATCGTGGCCATGACCTATCTGGGTTCCGAAAGGGTTGTCCCCCACTATAATGTGATGGGGGCTGCAAAAGCGGCCCTGGAAGCTTCGGTGCGCTATCTTGCCTTCGACCTCGGCCAGCGTTCCATTCGTGTCAATGCATTGTCCGCCGGCCCGGTCAAAACAGCATCCGGCAGGGCAATCAAGGGGTTTACCGATATGCAGAAAGCGGTTTCCGGGCAGGCGCCTCTCAAAAAATCGCTGACAACAGAGGATGTGGGGGATGTTACGGTTTGCCTGCTCTCAGACCTGTTTCGCGCAGTTACGGGAGAGCTGATCCATGTCGACATGGGGTACCATGCATTGGGGATGGTCCTCCCCCTCGAGCAGGGTTAGGGGGAACGTCCGAAGGGAGGAAAGAGAGCGGACAATTTAGAAAAGGGGGATTCATGCGGCAGGAAGTCACCTTTCGTATGGGCATTCCAGTCCAGAATGCCTCGGGGCAAGTCATCGGTACTCTGGAAAAGCTCGTTTTTCTGGAGACCGAAAAAAAAATTACGGAGATTGTCGTCCGGGATCTTTCCGGGCTCAAGCGCGTTCCTCTCAGCTGGGTTCGGGAAATATCCGAACACGTTCTGGTGCTCAATCACCCCGGTCATCTTGAGGACTTGCCCGTCTTCGATATTTCCCAGTTCGAGGAGGTCCCCACATGGTTCTATCCGCCGGGATACCGGCTCGAACTGGGATCGCTATTGACCCTCAAACCGTGCGACGAACGATTTCTCGGGGAGGAGGAAGCCCTGTCCCGGAGGGATTTTATGGCAAGGAGCACCGTTCTCGTTGCCACTCTGATCGGGATCAGCCTGGTCGTCCCTATTGGCGGTTATGTGCTGGCGGCGGCGAAAACAAAGCTGTCCGATCATTGGACCACGCTCACGGTTCGCATTGATCAGTTGCCGATGGACGAACCCGTCTCACACACGTTCAATGCGATGTCTGTGAGCGGATGGATGCGTGTGCCGGTGGTCCGGACGGTGTGGCTCATCCGCCATTCCGGCGCGGCGGATCCCATGTCTCGTTCAGAAGATCTGGTTTTGGGCCTTGATTCTCCATTGGAGAAAAAGGATTCTTCACCTCTCCTGACGGTTCTCTCCCCCATCTGCCCTCATTTGGGCTGCTCTCCTCAATGGTTTTCCGATAAAAAACTGTTTATCTGTCCCTGCCATCACTCGATTTATGAATTGAATGGCAAACGTATCGGGGGCCCGGCGCCTCGTCCGATGGACCAGTTGCCCGTCCGGATTAAAAAAAGCGGAGAGATCTCCATCCTCTATGAAGAGTTTCAGGTCGGAACCCCTCAAAAAATCCGTTTGTCCTGATCGCAATCCGGAGGCCCGTCATGAAAAAATCCCATTCCGACAGTCGGATCATGCAATATCTCGATGAGCGCATTCGTTTGCGGTCACTGCTCCGTTTTCTTCTCGAAGAGCCCATGCCTGGAGGGGCCCGCTGGGCTTATGTGTTCGGGAGTATGGTTCTCTTTACGCTCATCCTGCAATTTGTCACCGGCGTCATGCTGGCTTTTTATTATGGTGGCACTCCCGATCATGCCTGGGACAGCGTCAACTATATTGATCACCTTCACTACGGAACCCTGGATGTGGGACGACTGATCCGGGGGTTTCATTACTGGGGTGCTTCGATCATGGTTGTGCTGGTGGGGGCGCATCTTCTCCAGGTGTTTTTATGGGGAGCCTACAAAAGGCCCAGGGAAATCATGTGGCTGGTTGGCGTCATCCTCCTGGCCCTGACCATGACGGCCGCTTTTACCGGGTATCTTCTTCCCTGGGACGAGCGGGCCTATTGGGGAACGATCGTCGGAACAAACATGATTGGTCTCGTCCCGGTCGTGGGACCACTTCTGAAAAGTGCCATCCGT
The sequence above is drawn from the Leptospirillum ferriphilum ML-04 genome and encodes:
- the acpS gene encoding holo-ACP synthase; amino-acid sequence: MICRFGERFLDKVFTREEVRESGGKPQYLAGRFAVKESVLKALGTGLQGGVRWKDIETLTLPNGMPYIRSQGRVQSLAESRGAGEFWVSLTHDREQAIAFVVLTGESD
- a CDS encoding bifunctional ADP-dependent NAD(P)H-hydrate dehydratase/NAD(P)H-hydrate epimerase, with amino-acid sequence MIILSPAQMKHAESYAMELLSLPEEILMERAGMAVARSIRRFFPAARKIVALAGKGNNGGDALVALRDLVGGQNKLEVVLLFPEDQCGASVRRELLRLRGLGIQSSVMGSQSSWHKIQHADLLIDGFLGTGLSGELPVNLQDAFERINRMDKVVVSVDIPSGVNGETGHVVPLAMQARMTVTLGFPKWGLFLDPGHRFCGAILLAPIGLPDVSRFPEGSIELSGVLLTPWEARNLLPERVPSMHKGSAGHVGVWGGGPGKRGSAELVSLGALRAGSGLATIYWSEAEREILPRNPEIMVASGSSPKEAIFGRSDVLAIGPGWDPSRISLPFVRSVLDEFEGPVVADAGIFDVFQKKPEELRRKNGLPLVLTPHPGEMSRLLGLTVPEILSSPRRIALETARLTEAIVLLKGWRTIVAAPDGRTAVNPTGAPNMATAGMGDVLTGIIASFLGQGRDAYSSTLSGAYIHGLAGEIAWRRGVRAGLLAHELALHIPEARKTLEDVQVSSTGEDLFLFDPLH
- a CDS encoding uracil-DNA glycosylase; amino-acid sequence: MSSFPEDIDGLERFVRTCQICSLSETRNQVVFGEGRGTSGLMFVGEGPGADEDRTGRPFVGRAGELLTKMIQAMGLSREEVYIANTVKCRPPGNRVPSPEERNACFPFLEAQIRLLKPKYMILLGQTATQVILKQSEGITRIRGRCFEMPEYPGIKMMPTYHPAYLLRNPSAKKDVWSDLQTVMGWMGLSRPGQKEGK
- a CDS encoding LapA family protein gives rise to the protein MRAVFWVAVVAAGLLFLLENDQQTVILRIPFWIGTPPLPVGIVVILSILTGIVLAFLSDLLKKTRARLGKLRQPSLPPTDSDHHG
- the mutS gene encoding DNA mismatch repair protein MutS, coding for MGDALQKEPAAIFPDTPLFRQYQSLLSEVGHSLLLFRLGDFYELFGEQAETVSRVLGLTLTTRDRNRPNPLPMCGIPARSLDLYLPRLVYEGFSVAIAEQVATQGDTEGLFPRQIVRVVTRATLIEDPSLSGGNMKNALAVAREGGRWSGACLDLTDGTLSVFEPENSPPSDLPPDPLVDWVSRKNPEEVLVEDPSLLSSFAHFQGASVKREQQEGWRDFLPVSFRMPELAPQSLKALSMLVGYVAWHQKSILPHLTGVVLENDSGNLVLDRSSLRHLDLFPFGEEKKKPGSLFEVLDRARTAMGSRTLRRWLLSPDATGGRIAVRHSVQRYFSDHPRFFDETIAQLRNVGDLERMLGRVGLKGRVPRDIAGIRDSLEWSMEIALRPEWQDFFPHSLSTALLSELSGLRDLLKEALVEEPAITLGEGPVISDTFDSELRRLRSMEQTGDQELLALENQEKERTGIENLRVRYNQVSGYFIEISKGQVKKVPAHYFRKQILTNVERFTIPELISFEDRIQQARQAVLLREGELLDSLRSRILEQAENLQILSRLVGEIDALHAFHLVGKTFGYCLPEITTEGSLQILGGRHPVLERRIPPASFVPNDVDVGQGEFIILTGPNMAGKSTYMRMIALIQIMAQAGAPVPADRARVPLVDRILTRVGASDHILEGESTFMVEMNEMSRILNEASSRSLVLLDEVGRGTSTFDGMALAWSISEFIHDRIRCRTLFATHYHELHQLATKRSRVRNLHVSVAVRDRKIIFHHRISPGHTSRSYGVDVARLAGIPEVVVERAFDILRFWDKQKLFRSIPEDEGWEPPEQDFRLPLFTWNRSSDQSSEPTDS
- a CDS encoding YncE family protein — its product is MKTYFAVLLVSLLSFTTSLEAASVPPVTPALSVKEPMESDPEKGHFQTVFEHAFPFQKIRTALDLSDNWLFLTLYRDREVAHIDLTTGKQVGVDAHLRDPVFVSFDPETKNLLVAQGNSRDYYVVPVGRSGPPLSVRTGLNPSWVGGDPSLGYYVLAGAVHLFYRLDKREGRPLDWTALGDRVRHVTLDTENKRALFPLYRKEQLIAVSLPSFHRQTDVDLGNCDHPRQILSGGRAPEAEVLVLCRDGIYSGKQALEDFHRLSRFRKSSGMMVRIGKTNLLAISFPKSRMIRLWSEKTHHFIQTVHLDGRPVFLQEVPGTLDFLLVLDSPLARESRVSRMRWVPEGSVNLLPPPSGTGGLSGSSVKAAESPRTSGTENKGKNPLPSNVRN
- a CDS encoding enoyl-ACP reductase FabI, with amino-acid sequence MHLLEGKRFLVTGVANRWSIAWSVATAIIREGGLVTFTYQGETQLANLEKMLGELPSKETPLLVPLDVQSDSSVEEAVRRAESGGRRYDGLVHSIAFAKREELDGAFLDTSRDGFLLAQEVSAYSLVLLCRAFSRLLNDGSSIVAMTYLGSERVVPHYNVMGAAKAALEASVRYLAFDLGQRSIRVNALSAGPVKTASGRAIKGFTDMQKAVSGQAPLKKSLTTEDVGDVTVCLLSDLFRAVTGELIHVDMGYHALGMVLPLEQG
- a CDS encoding ubiquinol-cytochrome c reductase iron-sulfur subunit, with translation MRQEVTFRMGIPVQNASGQVIGTLEKLVFLETEKKITEIVVRDLSGLKRVPLSWVREISEHVLVLNHPGHLEDLPVFDISQFEEVPTWFYPPGYRLELGSLLTLKPCDERFLGEEEALSRRDFMARSTVLVATLIGISLVVPIGGYVLAAAKTKLSDHWTTLTVRIDQLPMDEPVSHTFNAMSVSGWMRVPVVRTVWLIRHSGAADPMSRSEDLVLGLDSPLEKKDSSPLLTVLSPICPHLGCSPQWFSDKKLFICPCHHSIYELNGKRIGGPAPRPMDQLPVRIKKSGEISILYEEFQVGTPQKIRLS